One Amycolatopsis thermophila DNA segment encodes these proteins:
- a CDS encoding acyl-CoA carboxylase subunit beta: MSVIRSTVDTASAEFGANREAMEAKLAELAAEHAKAIAGGGEKYVERHRKRGKLLARERIELLLDEDSPFLELSPLAAWGTNYHVGGSVVTGIGVVEGVECMIVANDPTVKGGASNPSSLKKGLRAAEIAAENRLPTINLVESGGADLPTQKEIFIPGGRTFRNLTTSSAARIPTVALVFGNSTAGGAYLPGMSDYVVMVKERAKVFLGGPPLVKMATGEESDDESLGGAEMHARTSGLADYLAHDEQDAIRIGRSIIKRLNWHKQGPSPKPDYTEPVFDAEDLLGIVPSDLKVPFDPREVIARVVDGSDFDEFKPLYGTSLVTGWASLHGYPIGILANARGVLFSEESQKATQFIQLANQSDTPLLFLHNTTGYMVGKEYEQGGIIKHGAMMINAVSNSKVPHLSVLMGASYGAGHYGMCGRAYGPRFLFAWPSAKSAVMGPAQLAGVLSIVARQAAAGRGQPYDEEGDAAMRAMVEQQIEAESMPMFLSGMLYDDGIIDPRDTRTVLGLCLSAIHNGPIRGADGFGVFRM, translated from the coding sequence TTGAGCGTGATCCGGTCCACGGTGGACACCGCGAGCGCGGAGTTCGGGGCCAACCGGGAGGCGATGGAGGCCAAGCTCGCCGAGCTCGCGGCCGAGCACGCCAAGGCGATCGCGGGTGGCGGCGAGAAGTACGTCGAACGGCACCGCAAACGTGGCAAACTGCTCGCCCGCGAGCGGATCGAGCTGCTGCTCGACGAGGACTCGCCGTTCCTGGAACTCTCGCCGCTGGCCGCGTGGGGCACGAACTACCACGTCGGCGGCAGCGTGGTCACCGGCATCGGCGTCGTGGAGGGCGTCGAGTGCATGATCGTGGCCAACGACCCGACCGTGAAGGGCGGCGCGAGCAACCCCTCCAGCCTGAAGAAGGGCCTGCGCGCGGCCGAGATCGCGGCGGAGAACCGGCTGCCGACGATCAACCTCGTCGAGTCCGGTGGCGCGGACCTGCCCACGCAGAAGGAGATCTTCATCCCGGGCGGGCGCACGTTCCGCAACCTGACCACCTCCTCGGCGGCGCGCATCCCCACCGTCGCGCTCGTGTTCGGCAACTCCACGGCCGGCGGCGCCTACCTGCCGGGCATGTCCGACTACGTGGTGATGGTCAAGGAGCGGGCGAAGGTGTTCCTCGGCGGACCGCCGCTGGTCAAGATGGCCACCGGCGAGGAGTCCGACGACGAGTCGCTCGGCGGCGCCGAGATGCACGCCCGCACGTCCGGCCTGGCCGACTACCTCGCCCACGACGAGCAGGACGCGATCCGCATCGGCCGGAGCATCATCAAGCGGCTGAACTGGCACAAGCAGGGCCCGTCGCCGAAACCGGACTACACCGAGCCGGTGTTCGACGCCGAGGACCTGCTCGGCATCGTGCCGTCCGACCTGAAGGTCCCGTTCGACCCGCGCGAGGTGATCGCCCGCGTCGTCGACGGCTCCGACTTCGACGAGTTCAAGCCGCTCTACGGCACCAGCCTGGTGACCGGGTGGGCGAGCCTGCACGGCTACCCGATCGGCATCCTCGCCAACGCCCGGGGCGTGCTGTTCAGCGAGGAGTCGCAGAAGGCCACGCAGTTCATCCAGCTGGCCAACCAGAGCGACACGCCGCTGCTGTTCCTGCACAACACCACCGGTTACATGGTCGGCAAGGAGTACGAGCAGGGCGGCATCATCAAGCACGGCGCGATGATGATCAACGCGGTGTCCAACTCGAAGGTGCCGCACCTGTCCGTCCTCATGGGAGCGTCCTACGGTGCCGGGCACTACGGCATGTGCGGTCGCGCCTACGGGCCGCGGTTCCTGTTCGCCTGGCCCAGCGCCAAGTCCGCGGTGATGGGCCCCGCCCAGCTGGCCGGCGTGCTGTCGATCGTCGCTCGCCAGGCGGCCGCCGGGCGCGGGCAGCCTTACGACGAGGAGGGCGACGCCGCGATGCGCGCGATGGTCGAGCAGCAGATCGAGGCCGAGTCGATGCCGATGTTCCTGTCCGGCATGCTCTACGACGACGGCATCATCGACCCCCGCGACACCCGCACGGTGCTCGGCCTGTGCCTGTCCGCCATCCACAATGGACCGATCAGGGGCGCCGACGGCTTCGGCGTCTTCCGGATGTGA
- a CDS encoding acetyl/propionyl/methylcrotonyl-CoA carboxylase subunit alpha yields the protein MIDNILVANRGEIARRVFRTCATLGIARTAVFSDADAGSPHVAEADAAVRLPGNTPSETYLRADLLVEAARSAGADAVHPGYGFLSENAAFARAVLDAGLTWIGPPPAAIETMGSKVESKRLMDAAGVPVLSELDPAAVTESDLPVLVKASAGGGGRGMRVVRSLAELAEAVDSARAEAASAFGDPTVFCERYLETGRHIEVQVLADTHGTVWALGERECSIQRRHQKVVEEAPSPLVHDAMRTELFDAARKAAKAIDYVGAGTVEFLATDDGRFYFLEMNTRLQVEHPVTECVTGLDLVALQIRVAEGDRLPAEPPATRGHAIEVRLYAEDPAAGWQPQSGTLHRFEIPGVDTEFALGGEAGLRLDAGVVDGSVVGVHYDPMLAKVIAWAPTRAEAARRLARALAGARIHGLRTNRDLLVNVLRHEEFLAGRTDTAFLGRHGLDTLSRPLADERAVRWSATAAALAEAAANRATATTLGRLPAGWRNVPSAPLRKRYLCADTEIEATYRAGLRVDGAEVVEATPGRVVLDVDGVRRAFTVGRYPGLVCVDSALGAVDLVPVPRFTDPDAALAAGSLVAPMPGTVLRIAVRAGDTVAAGDPLLWLEAMKMEHRITAPADGEVTDLPVSVGDQVEPGTVLAVVTPKEQA from the coding sequence GTGATCGACAACATTCTGGTCGCCAACCGCGGCGAGATCGCCCGCCGGGTGTTCCGCACGTGCGCCACGCTCGGCATCGCCCGCACCGCCGTGTTCTCCGACGCCGATGCCGGGTCGCCGCACGTGGCCGAAGCGGACGCGGCCGTCCGGCTGCCCGGCAACACCCCGTCCGAGACCTACCTGCGCGCGGACCTGCTCGTCGAGGCCGCGCGCTCGGCGGGCGCGGACGCCGTGCACCCCGGTTACGGGTTCCTGTCCGAGAACGCCGCGTTCGCCCGGGCGGTGCTCGACGCCGGACTGACCTGGATCGGCCCGCCACCGGCTGCCATCGAGACGATGGGCTCCAAAGTGGAGTCGAAGCGGCTGATGGACGCGGCCGGCGTGCCGGTGCTGTCCGAACTGGACCCCGCCGCGGTCACCGAGTCCGACCTGCCGGTGCTCGTCAAGGCCTCCGCCGGGGGCGGCGGCCGGGGGATGCGGGTCGTGCGGTCGCTGGCCGAACTGGCCGAGGCCGTGGACAGCGCCCGCGCGGAAGCGGCGTCGGCGTTCGGCGACCCGACGGTGTTCTGCGAACGGTACCTGGAGACCGGGCGGCACATCGAGGTCCAGGTGCTCGCCGACACCCACGGCACGGTCTGGGCGCTGGGGGAGCGGGAGTGCTCGATCCAGCGGCGGCACCAGAAGGTCGTCGAGGAGGCACCCTCGCCGCTGGTCCACGACGCGATGCGCACCGAGTTGTTCGACGCCGCCCGCAAGGCGGCGAAGGCGATCGACTACGTCGGCGCGGGCACCGTGGAGTTCCTGGCGACGGACGACGGGCGGTTCTACTTCCTGGAGATGAACACGCGCCTGCAGGTCGAGCACCCCGTCACCGAGTGCGTCACCGGCCTGGACCTGGTCGCGCTGCAGATCCGCGTCGCCGAGGGGGACCGGCTGCCCGCCGAGCCGCCCGCGACGCGGGGGCACGCGATCGAGGTGCGGCTCTACGCCGAGGACCCGGCCGCCGGGTGGCAGCCGCAGAGCGGCACGCTGCACCGGTTCGAGATCCCGGGGGTGGACACCGAGTTCGCCCTCGGTGGCGAGGCCGGGCTGCGGCTCGACGCGGGCGTGGTGGACGGCTCCGTGGTCGGCGTGCACTACGACCCGATGCTCGCCAAGGTCATCGCCTGGGCGCCGACCAGGGCGGAGGCGGCCCGGCGGCTCGCGCGAGCGCTCGCCGGGGCGCGGATCCACGGTCTGCGCACCAACCGGGACCTGCTGGTCAACGTGCTGCGGCACGAGGAGTTCCTGGCCGGGCGCACCGACACCGCCTTCCTCGGCCGGCACGGCCTGGACACGCTGTCCCGTCCCCTCGCCGACGAGCGGGCGGTGCGGTGGTCGGCGACCGCCGCGGCACTGGCCGAAGCGGCGGCGAACCGGGCCACCGCGACCACCCTGGGACGGCTGCCCGCCGGGTGGCGCAACGTGCCGTCCGCGCCGCTGCGGAAGCGTTATCTGTGCGCGGACACCGAGATCGAGGCGACCTACCGCGCGGGGTTGCGGGTGGACGGCGCCGAGGTCGTCGAGGCCACGCCCGGCCGGGTCGTGCTCGACGTCGACGGCGTCCGGCGAGCCTTCACCGTCGGCCGGTACCCGGGGCTGGTGTGCGTGGACTCCGCGCTCGGCGCCGTCGACCTGGTCCCGGTCCCGCGGTTCACCGACCCGGACGCCGCGCTCGCCGCCGGATCGCTGGTCGCGCCCATGCCGGGGACCGTCCTGCGGATCGCGGTGCGGGCCGGGGACACCGTCGCCGCGGGCGACCCGTTGCTGTGGCTGGAAGCCATGAAGATGGAACACCGGATCACCGCACCCGCCGACGGTGAGGTCACCGACCTCCCGGTGTCGGTGGGCGACCAGGTCGAACCGGGCACCGTTCTCGCCGTCGTCACGCCGAAGGAGCAAGCATGA
- a CDS encoding acyl-CoA dehydrogenase family protein, with protein sequence MTDPFATPERTALRKTVRRFVEAEVLPHLDEWERAGELPRDLHRKAGEIGLLGVSFPEAVGGGGGDFLDAMTVTEEILHAGGSGGLIASLFTNGIALPHLVTAGDPEQVERWVRPTIEGRLIGSLAITEPDGGSDVAGIRTTARREGDHYVVNGAKTYITSGTRADFVTTAVRTGGPGAHGVSLLVIERDTPGFTVSRKLEKMGWHCSDTAELSFADARVPVSNLVGEENTGFIQIATHFVTERLSLAVQGYATAQRALDLTLQWCRLRETFGRPLISRQLVQHKLVDMARRIDLARVYTRHVAQRFVAGEEVIAEACFAKNTAVEAAEWVVNEAVQLHGGLGYLRESEVERHYRDVRILGIGGGTNEILAGLAAKRLGYTA encoded by the coding sequence GTGACCGACCCGTTCGCCACGCCGGAGCGGACCGCGCTGCGCAAGACCGTGCGCCGGTTCGTCGAGGCCGAGGTGCTGCCGCACCTGGACGAGTGGGAGCGCGCGGGTGAGCTGCCACGCGACCTGCACCGCAAGGCCGGCGAGATCGGCCTGCTCGGCGTGTCCTTCCCGGAGGCCGTCGGCGGCGGTGGCGGGGACTTCCTCGACGCGATGACCGTCACCGAGGAGATCCTCCACGCCGGCGGGTCCGGCGGCCTGATCGCGTCGCTGTTCACCAACGGCATCGCGCTGCCGCACCTGGTCACGGCCGGTGACCCGGAGCAGGTCGAGCGCTGGGTGCGCCCGACCATCGAGGGCCGTCTCATCGGGTCGCTCGCGATCACCGAGCCCGACGGCGGGTCCGACGTCGCCGGCATCCGCACCACGGCCCGCCGTGAGGGCGACCACTACGTCGTCAACGGCGCCAAGACCTACATCACCTCCGGCACCCGCGCCGACTTCGTCACCACCGCGGTGCGCACCGGCGGCCCGGGCGCCCACGGTGTGTCGCTGCTCGTCATCGAGCGGGACACGCCCGGCTTCACCGTGAGCCGCAAGCTGGAGAAGATGGGCTGGCACTGCTCGGACACCGCCGAGCTGTCCTTCGCCGACGCCCGCGTGCCCGTGTCCAACCTGGTGGGCGAGGAGAACACCGGGTTCATCCAGATCGCGACCCACTTCGTCACCGAGCGGCTCTCGCTCGCGGTGCAGGGGTACGCGACCGCGCAACGCGCGCTGGACCTCACCCTGCAGTGGTGCCGGCTGCGTGAGACGTTCGGCCGTCCGCTGATCTCCCGCCAGCTCGTGCAGCACAAGCTCGTGGACATGGCCCGCCGGATCGACCTGGCCCGCGTCTACACGCGGCACGTCGCGCAGCGCTTCGTGGCGGGCGAGGAGGTCATCGCGGAGGCGTGCTTCGCGAAGAACACCGCGGTCGAGGCGGCCGAATGGGTGGTGAACGAGGCCGTCCAGCTGCACGGTGGCCTGGGCTACCTGCGCGAGTCCGAAGTGGAACGGCACTACCGCGATGTCCGCATCCTCGGCATCGGTGGCGGCACCAACGAGATCCTGGCGGGTCTCGCGGCGAAGAGATTGGGGTACACGGCTTGA